In Hwangdonia lutea, a single window of DNA contains:
- a CDS encoding Crp/Fnr family transcriptional regulator, whose protein sequence is MQIVDKLIINEVEGVTLGFAKYEPPRIMHRNYNFLNSISDISEENFYEIKKITTFKRIKAGTQLVKMGDVPSKAFMIVSGIIRCYLITESGKEFNKSFYLPVSFVASLTALMKKEPSTFVFEAVTDCKVYEINYYKIMDLCDTNLVLKSLYTKILENLYIKYEKRLVESISLNATERYLQLQKEIPNVNALISQYHIASYLGITSVQLSRIRKKINNQLTNVN, encoded by the coding sequence TTGCAAATTGTAGATAAACTCATTATTAATGAAGTGGAAGGTGTTACTTTAGGTTTTGCAAAATACGAACCCCCAAGAATAATGCATAGAAATTATAATTTTTTAAATTCTATTTCGGATATATCAGAAGAGAATTTTTATGAGATTAAAAAAATAACCACTTTTAAAAGAATAAAGGCAGGGACACAGCTCGTAAAAATGGGTGATGTGCCATCAAAGGCATTTATGATTGTTTCAGGAATTATTCGATGCTATTTAATAACTGAATCAGGCAAGGAGTTTAACAAAAGCTTTTATTTACCAGTTAGTTTTGTAGCTTCATTAACGGCTTTAATGAAGAAAGAACCTTCCACTTTTGTTTTTGAAGCTGTAACAGATTGTAAAGTGTATGAAATCAATTATTATAAAATAATGGATTTATGCGATACAAACTTGGTTTTAAAATCATTGTATACCAAAATTTTAGAAAATTTATATATTAAATATGAAAAGCGATTGGTAGAGTCAATATCATTAAATGCTACCGAGCGCTATCTTCAATTGCAGAAGGAAATACCCAATGTAAATGCATTAATATCGCAATACCATATTGCATCGTATTTGGGCATCACCTCTGTTCAATTAAGTAGAATTAGAAAAAAAATAAACAATCAATTAACAAATGTTAATTAA
- a CDS encoding chromosome partitioning protein ParA: MENSKSSTGLKVALGIALVLFLGTLFYTFNLKSESDKNTKELTEQKQLVMNDLNAMAKQYDEAIGENEVANQNLIDARTRIQGLIDSLKISETNVKSLWRYKQKYASLQKEMDVLLAQNDSLRVENSYLATSLDSTRVRLEERTMFTDSLLVQNTALAEVVENAAVLNTVGLKGFGVIERTSGKLIPTERASRVDKIRVCFTVAKNALVQAGDQELYVQVIDPKNNTLGSNEQVEFGEKTLNYSIISKFNYENGSLNICEFVASKGDSKFEKGRYTVNVFNEKELISSSEFTLK; this comes from the coding sequence ATGGAAAATAGCAAAAGTAGTACGGGATTAAAAGTGGCTTTAGGAATCGCTTTGGTTTTATTTTTGGGAACATTGTTCTATACTTTCAATTTAAAAAGTGAAAGCGATAAAAACACCAAAGAATTAACAGAGCAAAAGCAGTTAGTGATGAACGATTTAAACGCCATGGCTAAACAATACGATGAGGCCATTGGAGAAAACGAAGTGGCAAATCAAAACTTAATTGATGCAAGAACGCGTATTCAAGGTTTAATAGATTCGTTAAAAATATCTGAAACTAACGTAAAAAGCTTATGGAGATATAAGCAAAAATACGCATCACTTCAAAAAGAAATGGATGTATTGTTGGCTCAAAATGATTCGCTTAGAGTAGAAAACTCGTACTTAGCAACTTCTTTAGATAGCACACGAGTACGCTTAGAAGAGCGCACAATGTTTACAGATTCTTTATTGGTACAAAACACGGCTTTAGCTGAAGTTGTTGAAAATGCAGCGGTTTTAAATACGGTTGGCTTAAAAGGATTTGGCGTTATTGAAAGAACTTCTGGTAAATTAATTCCAACGGAAAGAGCAAGTAGAGTTGATAAAATTAGAGTGTGTTTTACAGTAGCTAAAAATGCTTTAGTACAAGCTGGGGACCAAGAATTGTACGTACAGGTTATCGATCCTAAGAACAATACATTAGGCTCTAACGAGCAAGTAGAATTTGGTGAGAAAACTTTAAACTACAGTATAATTAGTAAGTTTAACTACGAAAACGGAAGCCTTAATATTTGCGAGTTTGTAGCCTCTAAAGGCGATAGCAAGTTTGAAAAAGGCCGTTACACCGTTAATGTATTTAACGAAAAGGAATTAATATCTAGCTCAGAGTTTACCTTGAAGTAA
- a CDS encoding formimidoylglutamase — protein sequence MDKLVLFNPTTRNKLLNKRSGESKFGEHIKTLTSISNIYEQLKNLDVTHVIIGLPEDVGVFANHGKQGTSRAWDATLKILLNIQSNTFTKADSVLILGHLDFTEELLAVSKLNTDKKSDIKKARKIVERIDNDVAHIVQLIVSAGKKAIVVGGGHNNAYGNIKGTSLALNKPINVVNFDAHSDFRAEEGRHSGNGFSYAFAEGFLKNYFIFGLHENYTSEAIFKLLNETKSITYNTFEDIQIKDKLSFDDGMFHALNHISKKPFGIEIDCDAIENIPSSAMTPSGFSVNQTRQFVNFFAKHKNATYLHICEAAPKKKTANLVGKLITYLITDFIKADAD from the coding sequence ATGGATAAACTCGTTTTATTTAACCCTACTACACGTAATAAATTATTAAATAAACGCTCTGGCGAATCCAAATTTGGAGAACATATTAAAACGTTAACCAGCATTTCCAATATATACGAACAACTTAAAAATTTGGATGTTACGCATGTTATAATTGGTCTGCCCGAAGATGTCGGAGTGTTCGCAAACCACGGTAAACAAGGGACTTCACGCGCTTGGGACGCCACATTAAAAATTTTATTAAATATTCAAAGCAACACGTTTACAAAAGCAGATTCTGTTTTAATTTTGGGCCATTTAGATTTTACCGAAGAATTACTGGCCGTTTCAAAACTCAACACAGATAAAAAAAGCGATATTAAAAAAGCCCGCAAAATTGTGGAGCGCATCGATAACGACGTTGCCCATATCGTTCAACTCATTGTTTCGGCCGGCAAAAAAGCCATCGTTGTTGGTGGTGGACACAATAATGCCTATGGCAATATAAAAGGCACATCATTGGCTTTAAACAAACCCATTAACGTTGTTAATTTTGACGCGCATTCCGATTTTAGAGCTGAAGAAGGCAGGCACAGCGGCAATGGTTTTAGTTACGCTTTCGCGGAAGGATTTCTTAAAAACTACTTCATCTTCGGATTACATGAAAATTATACATCGGAAGCTATTTTTAAACTCCTGAACGAAACAAAATCCATTACATACAATACGTTTGAAGACATACAAATAAAAGATAAATTAAGCTTTGATGATGGGATGTTTCACGCCTTAAACCATATTTCGAAAAAACCATTTGGCATTGAAATAGATTGTGATGCCATTGAGAATATTCCCAGTAGCGCTATGACACCAAGTGGATTTAGCGTTAATCAAACCAGGCAGTTTGTCAACTTTTTTGCAAAACATAAAAACGCAACTTATTTGCACATTTGCGAAGCTGCACCAAAAAAGAAAACCGCAAATTTGGTTGGCAAACTCATCACCTATTTAATTACCGATTTTATAAAAGCCGATGCCGATTAA
- a CDS encoding GNAT family N-acetyltransferase: protein MPIKIIPFDKTYAKDFYRLNIEWLQTYFYVEPFDEEVLSNPETYIINKGGHIFIVKLNNDIVGTVALMPMGNKGLFELTKMAVSPKHRGYKIGQQLMQHCIDFAKSMEFPKLILYSNTKLENAIYIYKKYGFVEIPVEPNSPYKRSNIKMELVF, encoded by the coding sequence ATGCCGATTAAGATTATTCCTTTTGATAAAACCTATGCAAAAGACTTTTATAGGTTAAATATTGAATGGTTACAAACCTACTTTTATGTTGAACCTTTTGATGAAGAAGTTTTAAGCAACCCCGAAACGTATATAATTAATAAAGGCGGCCATATATTTATTGTAAAACTGAACAATGACATAGTTGGCACCGTAGCACTAATGCCCATGGGCAACAAAGGCCTTTTCGAACTAACCAAAATGGCGGTTTCGCCAAAACATAGAGGCTATAAAATAGGGCAACAACTTATGCAACATTGTATTGATTTTGCTAAATCCATGGAATTTCCAAAGCTTATCCTCTACTCTAACACCAAACTTGAAAACGCCATTTATATTTATAAAAAGTATGGCTTTGTTGAAATTCCCGTAGAGCCCAATAGTCCTTATAAACGTAGTAATATTAAAATGGAATTGGTGTTTTAG